CACTTCAAAATACACATTGCCAAAAGACCCTAATTCTGCGACCGTTTTATCAATAAGCGCCTCTTGGTACTGCCGTAATGTTTTCCCGCTGTTTGATGCTTCACTATTGTTTAAGTTATAAAATTGATTAGGATCCGAAAAAGCGCCATTGCTATTGTAATCCTTATTCCATGCGAGACGCCAGTCCGGGTTAGGCCACCACCAACCACAGCCGGGATATGGAGCAAACGTGGTCACCTCAACGATAATGTCACGATCCCTTGCCTTGCTTACAAAGTCCTTCACGCGCGCCCAGTATGTTGGGTTCCAGCTGTCCAAATTGTAGCGTCCGTTTGAATATGCCCACGGCGCGTAGTGAGCAGCGCCACCAAACCACGTATACACCCATATCCGCGTCTTGTTAATCCCGTATTGCTGATAGCTATTGAGTGCCGCGATGTAATCAACGGTTGGGTCTGAAGCGATTTCCTGCGTATCGTAGCCGACAAGATACGCGGGAGCTCCGTTATACGTAAACCATCTGCCTGAACGCTCCAAACCATTTTGGTTAGGCGGAGGTGTGGTTGTCACAGACACAGTTACTGATTGAGTGACACTGCCACCCGCCCCCGTGCAGGCAAGTGTATACGTAGCGGTCTGCGTAGGAGTAACTGCGCTCGTGCCGTTTATTGCTTTCGTTCCACTCCAACCGTCATTCGCGATACAGGAGGTGGCGTTCGTTGTGGACCATGTAAGCGTAGATTGACCGCCTGACGAAACGCTCGTAGGGTTTGCGGAAAGTGTGAGCGTTGGCGCGGGTGTGGCACCGGGTACACGCACGGTCAGAAAATTAAAGTTCGCAATACTTGATGTCACCGAACTGCTCGTGTCCATCGCTATGCGAAGCACATGCGCCCCTGCCGTAAGAGAGAACGAGGGCGAGGTGATAGTCGTCCAGCTCTGCCAGCCGCCGGTGTCGGGGACCGTTAAGGTGTTGGTAATGTCAGTGCCGTCCATCTCCACGTGGAAGGTACCGCCTGCTCCGTTGGAGGCAACTCGGGCATCAAGCACGTAGGTGCCTGCCGTCGTGACGTTCACGCTGTATTCCAACCACTCCCCCCCTTTCGTCCAGCCAACATCGTATCCTCCTCCGGTATCTTGCGTGTTCTGGATATCCACGCCTTCGGTCGTGCGGAAAGCGCCACCGTTGTTTGTGGTATCGGTTTCGTGGTAGGCGATCCCTTCGCCGCCTTTATCAAAATGCTCCGCTTGCAGGGTACCCGGCAGAGCGATCGCGGTGGTGTAGGGTGTGTGAGTATTGGTTGTCGTTGTCGCCGCAGTCACCGTCACGATGACCTCTTTCCCGATGGTGTTTCCTCCGGTGCCGGTGCACGAGAGGGTGTAGGTGGTCGTGATGGCAGGAGTAAGAGTGGCAGAGCCGCTGGTGCTCTTAATACCTGTCCAACCATTCCCCGCAGTACAGGTGGAGACATTGGCAGTGAACCAAGTAAGGGTGGTGGTGGCGCCTGTCGTGAGAGAGGCGGGAGCGGCAGAGAAGGTAAGCGTTGGGGTAGCGGTGGGAGTCGTGGTTGTTGCGGGGGTGGTCGTAGCGGGAGCGGATATGATATCAATGGCTACCGTGTCGCTTGCGGAGAGTACGCCGTCGCTCACGGTCGCCATGATGTGATAGATGCCTGTTTCAGAGAATTGTGCCGTGATATTGGCGGTGCGGGTGTTTGAGAATGTCACCGTGCCGGGACCGTCCGCTTTGCTCCAGGCGATGGTGAGCGTGTTGAAAGGCCGGCCGTCATCGGTAGCGAGAGCGGTGAATGGAGCGCTTTGGGAGAGGCTGGTGGTGGCGTTCCCTGTTATCCGTATTGAGGGAGCTGTGTTGTTTGCATTGGGCCTGCCTGCCGGCGAGGCAGGGGTGGTGTCTCCTGTCATTAACTCATTGAGTTTTGCGCGCGTCTGGGGGCCAAGCACGCCATAGCCCGTGGTGGTGGGTGTGCCGGAAGAGACGATATTGTGCTTTGTCTGAAAGCGCTTGACGGCGGCTTCGGTCAATGCGCCAAAGTAGCCGGAGATCGTGCCTTCGGGGTAGAGAGCGGGGTCTTTCGCCAAGTACTCTTGGAGTTTGGTGACTTCTCCTCCTTCAGAACCTTTGTACAGGAGGTGCGAGAACGATCCCGTCCATGCGCTTGGCAGCACAGTGGCAGGAGGAGTGGAAGCTACGACTGCTTTCGCTTTCGCCGTGTTTTGTGTGATCAATTCGTTTAATTTTTCTCTCGTACGAATGCCGAGGAGTCCATAGCCGGTGACTGTAGGCGCGCCGGTTGAGACGATGCCGTACGTACGTTGGAAGCGTTTGACGGCGGATTCGGTGAGAGTGCCAAAGTAGCCGGTGATCATTCCCTCAGGATAGATATCCGGATATTGGGCGAGGAAACGCTGGAGTTTGGCGACTTCAGGTCCTTCTGATTCTTTGTGGAGGAACGTTTCAAAGGGGGTGAACGACGGAGCGGTTTTTGGTAGTGAAGGGGTGGGTGCGACCGAAGGGGCCGTGCTTGTTTGCGCAGTGCCTTTGACGGTATCAAGTTCACTCTGAAGCGTTTGAAACTCTTTGAGAAGTTCCGCGATGCGCGCTTCAAGGTCGGAAACGCTTTGGGTAAAGACAAAAGTGGGGAGAAAAAAGAAAGCTGCAAGGGTGATGAAAAGTTTTTTCATGTCCATATATAAGATACCTTTTATTATACCATTCCACCCGTTGCTTTTGATGGAGATTTCCACAACTCTCCACAAAAGCAAAATCGGAACGTCAAAAGACATTCCGATTTATACATGGCGCGGCCGACCGGAATTTCACTACTCGTCCCGGCAGAGCCGGGACTGCGTTTTCAAACCCTGCGGTTTGAATAATTCCGCCACGGGAAACTCCCGTTTCCCGACCCCTTCCCCCGGTTCAAGCCCCGCCCCGCTGTAAAACATTAAGACCCCAAAGCTATCGCTTTAGGGTCTTAATGTTTTATGCGCGGCCGACCGGACTTGAGGGTCAAGTTTCTAAACTCACTTCGTTCGTTAAGAACTTCCTCCCCGAGCTCGCCTGTCGCAAAGCGACATGGCTCCGCTTGTTCAAGTCGGACACAGGCAAAGCAGTTTGCCTGCTTCGGCCGCGCAAAATAAAAACACACCTTTCGGTGGTTTTTACTTATGCGCGGCCGACCGGACTTGAACCGGCAACCTCTCGCGTGACAGGCGAGTGCTCTAACCAGTTGAGCTACGGCCGCATTATGTTGATGGCAGGAATTAAATCTATCATCTTGGACTTTCGATTCCGCACACAAGCAAAGCAATTTGCTTGTGTGCCTCCACCTTGTGTCGGCGGCAGGAATCGGTCA
This is a stretch of genomic DNA from Patescibacteria group bacterium. It encodes these proteins:
- a CDS encoding peptidoglycan-binding protein; amino-acid sequence: MDMKKLFITLAAFFFLPTFVFTQSVSDLEARIAELLKEFQTLQSELDTVKGTAQTSTAPSVAPTPSLPKTAPSFTPFETFLHKESEGPEVAKLQRFLAQYPDIYPEGMITGYFGTLTESAVKRFQRTYGIVSTGAPTVTGYGLLGIRTREKLNELITQNTAKAKAVVASTPPATVLPSAWTGSFSHLLYKGSEGGEVTKLQEYLAKDPALYPEGTISGYFGALTEAAVKRFQTKHNIVSSGTPTTTGYGVLGPQTRAKLNELMTGDTTPASPAGRPNANNTAPSIRITGNATTSLSQSAPFTALATDDGRPFNTLTIAWSKADGPGTVTFSNTRTANITAQFSETGIYHIMATVSDGVLSASDTVAIDIISAPATTTPATTTTPTATPTLTFSAAPASLTTGATTTLTWFTANVSTCTAGNGWTGIKSTSGSATLTPAITTTYTLSCTGTGGNTIGKEVIVTVTAATTTTNTHTPYTTAIALPGTLQAEHFDKGGEGIAYHETDTTNNGGAFRTTEGVDIQNTQDTGGGYDVGWTKGGEWLEYSVNVTTAGTYVLDARVASNGAGGTFHVEMDGTDITNTLTVPDTGGWQSWTTITSPSFSLTAGAHVLRIAMDTSSSVTSSIANFNFLTVRVPGATPAPTLTLSANPTSVSSGGQSTLTWSTTNATSCIANDGWSGTKAINGTSAVTPTQTATYTLACTGAGGSVTQSVTVSVTTTPPPNQNGLERSGRWFTYNGAPAYLVGYDTQEIASDPTVDYIAALNSYQQYGINKTRIWVYTWFGGAAHYAPWAYSNGRYNLDSWNPTYWARVKDFVSKARDRDIIVEVTTFAPYPGCGWWWPNPDWRLAWNKDYNSNGAFSDPNQFYNLNNSEASNSGKTLRQYQEALIDKTVAELGSFGNVYFEVANEFGACSNIDTYYNWQLTYAQRIANATARPVSVHVTGDQGIRTDYFSDKSYVDTMNFRFNFGISPNDISNLLHGIQSSGKALVVNETHSLPSGATVLYSELDVETQYAWGLFLSGGYIGFYQDDSNNIGSSEWGTGAERLRALRTVAEAANFSTLSPVDGGGNEYDSLVSGGPGSDWQVMANPGATYIAYFWGTKSNTGARINLATGSYFYTWYDTRTASVLGSGSVSGSAVASITAPSSSTWDATAGLVLVVKK